The Zingiber officinale cultivar Zhangliang chromosome 2A, Zo_v1.1, whole genome shotgun sequence genomic sequence GAGCTAGCCTAGTTTATAAGTTGAATTAGGCAGCGATATttatgttggtgtgggaagcatcagacgattgaatctgagttttgataatggaaaagggttcaaaattaaggttatttgtggtctaacgagtttgaataaggttgcaggaaagtcctaagtattcttagacAAAAATCCTaattgtggttaggcaggtggaaaacatTAAGGGACAGTAACCCAAGGTCCTAAGGGCTGGTAACCGtaggtgaaaagtcttggtgggtcgagggtttcgggcaaaatcctagaatcgAGGACTCtaagttgaaatcctggtgtcgcaaactgggtggaagtctggacgggttgtAGAGCAAACGTCCAGTATGAAAACTAAAAGcttcggatgctgagcaaaagtccagttggtctggaggatcaatctggcaacaggtaacttcttctgagaggagtaggtgaggacgtgttccccgaagagggaacagtaggcgtcggttcgacctaggatttccgagaAACTCAAAGTCATAACCGGACAGTtcggtgactgtcaaatacttgtatttattttatattattgtgctaacttggttttacagagtatactttgtttgtggactaatatgccttgcaagAATAAAGTTGCCCAAGGGAAGTCTcgtcggatgaacagtacccaaggcgccctccatagagcttggaggcacctcaggtgcCTTGGATGAAAGCCTCACGCAGCAAGaagcgaaggcgccttccaaggagatggaaggcgccttaaacgctggatggagggcggcctccatggagcttggaggcaccttcaggtGGATAAGCAGCATAGGTAACGGAGTTTATCGGCACCGCGGAAAAGGGGATAACCCTTGGCTGGAGGCAcctcctatggaggttggaggcgccctcaatagcTTATTTAAGCTTGGTTCGAGCAGAGGCAAAAATACAACAGTAATTTGTAATCATtcttctgtgtgctgctcaaaggaCGATCCGACAAAGCCATAACTCGATTTCGACAACCAGAAGCCTTAAATTCTCCTTTCttatttgtcggtatacttttaattattgcattaatattgtaCTTCAAGTTGTAATTTTTTTGAAGCTATAGTGATTGCCTATCGAAAGCACTTTTATGTGCGgcgttggagtaggagtcgtcataggctccgaaccaagtaaatccttggtgtttgCGATTGATTTCTATTTATTCTGCTGCGTGtttacttaattattttaaaatgaaagtgaaagtcatgagtactattcacccccctagccctgtgcgatcctataattggtatcagagtggggtcgcttcAAATCGGtaaaaccaccattcaagtaatttTTCCCCCGTGGTATTaattctttttgttttatttaatcGGAGTTGGTATAATTGCCTTACTCTGATCATTTTATCGCAATTGAAAATTCATTTTTCTCGAagctagtgcaacaccactcgagctcgcttatttaattattttctcccaacctaagaccaagtcttggaacattcatAATTTTTTCTTGTGTGCGAGATTCTATttcaatggcccatcaagaaggctatagcacagccTGCCCACCCCTCTTCTtcggcgaagacttcggctattcCTCCAGACaaaagtcgagatgtggatgatcatcaaaatcgacctctcactcccactcgacggcgcaggaaaactagtatcatgcgagaactgggacacaaGTCTGATGAAGAAGATCGATGCCAATGCCAAAGCTACATGCACTCTTCAATGCAACTTAaacaaagaagagttgaaccgagtcggcccGTTCTCAAGCGCAAAAGAACTATAGGAGAAATTGATCTAGTTGCACGAGGGAACTTCTGACACAAAGGTAAGCAAACGTGACTTAACATTacataaattgtataatataaaaatgtaggaaggtgaaacGATAAGTCAACTTCACGCGTGGATTCAAGACCTTCTGAATGGCCTTCATGCAATCGgatagaaagtggagaaccgcgacgtCACAagatatgcattaaatgcatttccaaggaacaccttgtgggcatccatggtagatgcttacaaagtatctaaggatttgtcattaatcaaattagactaattattttctgaattcgagcttcatgaacaaactaatactactccggccgagaaatgtattgctttgattgcaggaacgagCAGAACGCGGGAATCAAAAGCAAAGCgcagaactgaaccagagtccGAAGATGAACTGGACTcaaaagacgacgacgacgagataGCAGTCGAACTTATCAACCTTGTAcgaaaactctacaaaaagaagaaagggttcaccaagaaagacatcaagaaagtgattcttatttatactcttcttcttgatctgagTCACTTTCCGATTCTGGTCCAGTTGCCATGAGCGTGGTGAGGTAGTTAGCTTGCTTTCGATCTTCTATGTCTGATTCTTCTGAGAAGGATTCATCCCAGGTAACATGGAGTTGACTTGTGATCTCACTATCCTACACTTTAATATTAAGTAAACTATTCAAAAGTAAGTCTCTCTTGGTTACCTTTGAATCGATCGTGCCCTCATGTAATTCGaccaacttgtcccatagctcctttacATTCTCGTGCAGGCCAACGCAGTTCAATTCTTCTTTCGTCAAACCACACTGAAGTGTACTCAGTGCCTTTGAGTCAATTTGTGTCTTCTTTTTGTCTTTTGGATTCTTTCTGGGTCGAGAGATACTTTAGTTGCTTCATCTACCAGCGCCTTGTATCCTCATCGAATGGTGAACCATTGATTGATATCCGTCTTCAGGTATATCTTCATTCTTCTCTTCCAATAAGGGAAGTCATCCCCGCTAAAGAGTAGAGGGCGAGTAGTGCTGTAACTTTCACCTTAGGCCATTAAAGATAGAACCTTAGACACAAAAATTAAACTAACAAAGAAGtctcaagactaggtcttggattagtagtgtgggagataataagtataaaaaaaacttgattggtgttgcaccaatttagagtatTTTGCAATGCAAAAAATTTGTCCAAAAGAGGTGATTGCACCAATTTAAACTAGGTTGAAAATCTTAAAACTGAacgagatttaaaaaaaataaaaaataaaagaccccccccccctttgctcgattggtggttgcaccaattcagagtgtaacttggctatgataccacttgttggatcatgaacacgtgagaggggggtgaatcacgtgattttgaaaacttatttttactttttaaaatatcgAGTTCGTAGTTGAAATAAAGCTAAGGAAAAAAGACgggagaaagaaaaagacaactattaacacaagtaattttttatttagttcgGAGTCTTGGACGACTTCTACTCTAAAGTCTGTACTCATTGAGTGTTTttattggacaatccactaatagttagAATGTTACAAAAttaaagtacaagaactataaggaAAAGTTACCGACAATAGTGAAAATAAGTAGAACTTGATTGTCAGTTTTCGGAGGAGTGTTACAACGTCGTAAGAGCTTTTTCAGAGCAGTGCGCAAGAGAAAAAATTAGTGCACTTGATGTCTTGTAGTTGTTggtcgaagcctccttttatagctttgtccaggcgcctggatcccctcccgggCGTTTGGAATGTGCTGACATGGCAAACTCTTATTAAAACTTCATCcttgaagtttatccacctccaggcgctcggacccacTCCGAGTGCCTGGATTGCTTATGTGGGTCGGCCAGTCGTTGCGCTCCAACTCAGCGCAAAGATGAAATTTCCCTTGTCCGGGTGCTTGGAGCAACTTCAAGAACCTGAACCAACTTCTTCATCACTCTTCtttctacaaaataaaattagtctAGGTAATAATATATGAAGCAAATATGATATTTGACAGGCTTCAGactgtccggtcctgactttgaatttcactgaaactcttggtcgaactgacacctactgttccctcaatcgggaacacgtcctcactggatctctcctccagttgcttacctccattTACCAATCGCAAACTTCCTCGTTGATGTCAGGTCCCTTAATCCACCATGACTTCCTACCAGATCTCAATCAATCTGGACTTTAACCAGTTGTCAACTCAATTGGACTTCCTTCTGCCATATCTCAACCAACCTGGACTTCCTTTTGCTAGATTTCAATTAATttggacttcatgctagctatcaATCTAGCTGGACTTCAGTCTGGTTTTTCGGTCCTCTAAACTCATCAAGTCCTATACACTTGGTAAAAAGTTAGACAAACAACGCATCTAACTTTAgcctatttatcatacatcaaaacttgATTATTAGTGCAATCATGTGGCACTGCATCCGAATCTCAAGGGTGTGACTAGGAAGTACTTCGACGATTACAAAGAGGAGGATACGAGTAACCATGTCAAGGATGAAAAACTAGCaaaaaggtttagggatttaagCAAGAAGATGGATAAAGCCAATGAGTAAAGAATATTCAAGGCAAGAGGATAAGTAGTATCTACCAAGATCCTTTAAGTTCAGGTGATAAGATGTAGTCGAGAGGAGTAGTTTTGAATAtctcctaattaaaatttctttgtgtGCTAGTAATTATGTTTGTTTTGAAAGTGTAAGGATAATAATTTGTATACTTATCATTGTTTATTTAATCATATGTTGTTGATTGAAGtatatttgattttcattcatctTCTATTTGTCtttagtattaaaagataacaatttAAAATCATTGCAAAACAATTGTCTATCATGCTTaaagacaataatttttaaatgttgTGAAACTGttatctttggtattaaaagataatggtttaaaattattattgttaAGTGCACTTTTAACAACAGTATCAATTACAACAgattttagatgccaaagataacaAATTTTATCCGTTGTCTATGGTAGTTTTTGTTGTAGTATTTGCTACAATAGGGTAAAAATCAATTTCTGATGGGTGCATGCCTTTAAGAAAAAAACTCCTCCCACCTCCTAAGTCATTTGGTGGTTGGGTATAAGCTAACCCTTTGATCCTCCTTTTTACATAACCTGGAAATAGATTATGAGGGATATCTAAGATGAATATAATCACCTTTTATTACcatgtaaattattttatatatctacATGTAAATTTTATACATCCTCacaattttaaaaagttttgggATTTCAAATCTTATTATTTTACTCAGAATATGCAccttttactaattaattttagtgaaccttttactaattaattttattgaagcttaaaataaaattatgttaatgtccttttttcataccgaaaataattttaatgtttattaataattttcatAGATGTATCAATCAAGGATCTAGAATTCATGaatcaatcagtgatctagagttcgagatttAACTTCGgcgtattattaaaaaaatttcttattaatcAATCAAGGATCTAGAGTTCAAAACTCAACTGTAGtatattattgagaaattttctcATTGATCAATTAGAAATCTAGAGTTCTCTTTAGTCTTATAACTTAGAATTTGTAATACTGcgaatagaaatttttttaaaaatactgtGGACTGacgatattaaaaattatattttttttatttttttcactttaTTATTGTATTATTATATAGATTTAATGCACCCTTATTTAATTTATGAGTGACCTTTTAATTAAAGAATATAAAGGGCTACCTTTTAGTTAAAGAATATAAAGGCTAGCTCACGTAAGATCGTGGGTTCGACTCCTACTGTGGCATTATTCGACTCCAATAACATCACAAAGAAGCTCTCCTTTGCAAATTCACTATACGAACAACGCACGGGCCTATTAAAGGTACTCAATTCCGAAGATTAAGTCTGCACATGTCCGAAAATTCTTCTCCGCTCTTTAGTCATTTCACGGTCGAACAAATCTCCTCCATTTTCTAGTATTTGACATCGATTGTAATCACTTCACATAATCCATAATCCATGATCCACGTTTATTGCTATTAAAGGAActcaattcttttaataatacATCGTAGTATTGTTAAAACAGCACACACTTATTCTCATTATTCATTCCAATATTGGATCAAACACATGCACACAAACTCACTCAACTTATTAGAGGATCAACCATTCGCCGATAGATGTCTGTCTTGTAGCTTCAGCATCCACCGTTTCTGTCCTCCGACTAACCGATCGCACGGCTGGAACCGCGTGAAGTTTTACCGACGTCGGACGCCGCCTCCTTTTTGAACCTTTCGTGTAACTGCTGCCCATCCACATGACCCTCCACGTCCGCCGCCAGCCCTTCTCTCGCTGCcgccttctgcttcttctttctcttctgtAGGAAACAGAACACGGCCGCCGCAAGGAAACCGAGGAGGACAAGGCCGCCGAGGGTGGCTACCACCACGATGACCACGGTGTGGTTTGGGCCCGGCGGTGGCGGCGGCGGAACTAGCGGTGCAACTGGAGCCGGCGGCGGTGGCAGTTTGGGAGTGGGAGGTGGCGGTGGCTTAACACTAGGAGGCGGCGGGGGGCTTGGTTGTGGCGGCGGTGGTGGCTTTACACTAGGAGGTGGCGGGGGGCTTCGTTGAGACGGCGGTGGCAATTTGGGAGTGGGAGCCGGAGGCGGCGGTGGGTTCACGATGGGAGTGGGAGGCAGGGGGGTTTTTTTGACGGGGCGCTGGAGAAGGTGTCGTGGGTGGTTGCCTTGAGGAGGGTGGAGGAGGAAATCGGAAGGCCATAATATATTGATCGTTTGGGAAGGGGCTTGCGATGAGGAGAGAAGATTGCCCGAGGTGGTGTTTATAGTAGTAGCTAGGGTGGGTGATCAAATTGTTGGGGTTGCCAaggagagtatttttatggaCCAGGAGATGAATTATATATAAGCCTTCGGCTGATCTTTGATCAATCGTCTcgatctaaattataatttaagaGGATGATAAATCTAAAGAggaatcataattaattatgacAAGATTGTCGTCACGATCCAACCGTAATTCTATATGACCCATttcttaatttataaaaatatggaTCATTAGATCTCCCCTTGAGGAGGTGGTTTCATGCAGCTCATGACTTGGCTCCCATGCCAAGGCTTTTGCGCCTCGCTATTGCTTCCATCAATGTACATACAACCAATATAATCATCATCATCGATTATCACTTTGTCACTTCTGAGTAAAGATAATTATTTGCTTGagactctcctcttcttccttttactCATTTGCCAAGCGACCACGTAGTATCTTCATCACTGACGTTTTAGAGCTACATTTCACACGCTGTTTCGTATTCTTCTTTCTTCAAGTGCCACACTGCACTTGGAACttgatgaatattttttttttccattcataAAGTTActaaattattttatcaaatttcaAGTTAGAAACATTTCTTTCCATTGAAGCGACActaaccggtagtgtattctatatattattcatatattattaaaataacttatttttttattagaaaatataaatattaattattaaaataaaagatATGTATATATTATTACAATACTTGGTCTGATTTGATATCGTTGACGAATAAAATATCGGTGAGTTGGTGTCAATATTGACTTTGTCATCATTCATCTTGGTGCGACGAGGATTGGTTGTATTCTCCATTAAAGTTTGAGAGAGAGCACTAGAAAGAGAGAGTTTGAATGATGATCGAAAGTTTTCTAGCACGGTCATTTCATCACTTAATTAATAGAGGCAAAAAGAAGGGGAAGATAAATAGTAATCTAGGGTTTGTGGATGTGTGTATGTGCACTTGTGCACCCATAGAATCAAGCGACCTTATTACTGTAACGAATAGCTATCGAATCCGTTGATTCACATATGAATATCGAAAGCAACTATCGAATTCGTTAGTTCACGCATGAATATTGAAAGTAATCTTCTAAATATGTTGATTTATGCATGAATAtcaaaaattaaacatttaaaaacTACTTCAAATTTTGGGAAAAAGAATTACGTGGCCGAATTAGTATTGATCAAAGCTATCTCTCACAATAACCCAAacaattatttatatatatacactTTAGACCTTAATgttcaaataaaagaaagaaaatctCATGTATAGATCTTAATTCTTatcttgtaaagaaagaaaagaaattctttgaaaaaaaatttaacagaaattgaaattaataTAACATCATGCTAATATAGATTTCAACCCTAAATATATAATGGAAAGAAAtattaatagaaagaaaaaattataaacatattaacaataaaaaaaaacttaaacaagacttaaaatttaaaaatataaaagatagaaaataaattaaaaatactcTTATGTTTCGGCATCATTCTCCTAAGAAAATTCATCCTCAAATTTATAATAGTATCATATGATAACCTAAGAAAAAAATCAACTGATACTAAAATGATAAAATCTACAATAATTATTGCACTTCTTCTGATCCTTTTTTAACaacttgattaaaaaaaaaaaaaactaccatGGGATGTCGCTCCAACTCCAATCCTCCTATCTTGTCCTACCAACAACCTCTCCTATTAGTTAGTCTTCCAGATTTATTATAATATTCAAAACTCAACCTTAATGCTCCAAGCTCCAAGCTCCAAGCTCCAAGCTCCAAGGAGGTGTGTCACTCTAGCCCCCCATAAAATCAACCAGAACTGCTAATTCCATGCGTGCTCTTTTAGGATCCGTTCTTTGTTCTGACAATGAACGAATCAGTTGGAAACCAGAAGAATGGCCTTCAACCCTATAGTTCAAGGCTGGTGCAGTTTGAGTTGCAACTGAAGTCAAAACCTTTTGCTAATTACAAGAATTTGAGTTGATATGGTATATTGTGAGTGGCTCGAAAGGTAATTAATATGGGATCGACAGTTAAAATGATATGGTAGTTAAAGTCAAAGTCTGGGTATACGTATCCGAACGAACCACCTCTTAAAAGCAAGGTTCTACATAAACCCGGGTAGCCATAGAGTCGGACGGGCATACAGGGCTCTGCTCGTCATTTTCTTATGCAAGTCTTTCAGCATACAGTCGGTCGGACTCTAGAGTCGGCCGGACATACGGAGCTTAGCTCCCTACTTCTCCTATGTAAGTCTTGTTATAAtgcatactaaaagtctaacttttgtataaacatttataagaatcatattggtcaaatgtctacatttatacgcttagtgtagttgttcaattaatttatattgtaaataacatgatgtgtggtgtcacacacagaatatcatgttatcagttccttataaattataaataatagctcacgactaaaatggatatgaacaaaccattggaatagtcgtagtataatttgatattagtttatcttaattataaaattacactagtacactctgagtgtattgagtaggaccatttgaggtagtttctttttatactgactgaataaaagaacaagacctctgttattatggaagtgtgcgctcttaattccgatataataacaaacacatatatttagtttaACCTTTACCTCGACCAAACCTATGGTCGGTCGATTGTGAGGTGAGTCAGACACCCCTAATTAAACTTAGTTGGTTATTGAATGATTGGACATGCTAACTTCCCGATTCAAGAGTGAATCATTAAACTCCCGATGTTCGACAGACTTAAAGGACAGTCACTCTTCTTCTGAACGGCTTGTAATCCGGTCGGGTTGGCATTAAGAGCCTTAGCACTAAGCGAATAACAAAGTCAGATAGGGAATGCCTACGTTATCTTAACTTTGATCATCACATCATCCCCAAAATCTGTCCATTATATCCCATATCAATATCATTTAAGAGAACCCAACTAATAGTAtcattaaaactcaaaggaattcgatatttttaattgtattttgtatatcataataataattttaatttagttgaaataattttaattgatttaataaaatatatttttaatataatcgtgttgaatatataataattttaataaaaaataaaaaaaatactctcTCCTCTTGAGTAATAATTTTTGTCCCATTAATCATTCTGCTTCTCTGCTTTTTCTTATCTCCATATATAGTTTCTCCTGCTAGGGCATTTTCGACACTCCAATAGAGTTACGAGTTTTCCCCTCCCCGTTATTTCCTCCCTGTCCAATTACTCCACCGTCGTTCACCAATGCCCGGCGTACGTTTCCTATTCAATCTATTTACTAATgctcattttataataatatatattatttattagataaataaaattttactatttAAATACACATTCTCTAGGTATATATACGATTCATAACGTGAGAGAAGTTATCATTAAATTATAACTAGTGAGCATCTCTATACATGAATATATTGAAAATAATCCCTAGTCGTTGAATTC encodes the following:
- the LOC122043629 gene encoding protein TRACHEARY ELEMENT DIFFERENTIATION-RELATED 7A-like; amino-acid sequence: MPEQQIWSAMPPLAGAETGRQSMGGGGEIRLGNHPRHLLQRPVKKTPLPPTPIVNPPPPPAPTPKLPPPSQRSPPPPPSVKPPPPPQPSPPPPPSVKPPPPPTPKLPPPPAPVAPLVPPPPPPGPNHTVVIVVVATLGGLVLLGFLAAAVFCFLQKRKKKQKAAAREGLAADVEGHVDGQQLHERFKKEAASDVGKTSRGSSRAIG